The following are encoded in a window of Rosa chinensis cultivar Old Blush chromosome 4, RchiOBHm-V2, whole genome shotgun sequence genomic DNA:
- the LOC112196412 gene encoding replication protein A 32 kDa subunit B, with protein sequence MNVSQFDGSAAFHGGGFMPPAANPTPEHSFFASKNRDVQTLLPVTLKQISDAIAGENGKSDFSVDGVDVSTVKLVGAVQEFVGRCTDATFTLDDGTGRVECNRWCQEQIDTAEIEGISNGMYVRVHGRLKTFQGKKTIQVFSVRPVDDYNEIASHYIECMYVHFFNSKLLKPQVGVGVTTQPYMTIPPNQVSGQHSLYGQRSIEERVLQVLNQPLYLSRDAGAKAEDIAQQLKVPVKDVIHAASNLAHVGSIYEIDTLHYKSLANG encoded by the exons ATGAACGTGAGCCAATTCGACGGAAGCGCCGCCTTCCACGGCGGTGGGTTCATGCCCCCCGCCGCCAACCCAACCCCCGAACACTCTTTCTTTGCTTCCAAG AATCGTGACGTCCAGACACTGCTTCCAGTAACCCTTAAGCAGATCAGCGACGCCATTGCCGGCGAAAATGGTAAAAGCGATTTCTCTGTTGACGGCGTCGATGTGTCCACT gtTAAGCTTGTGGGAGCAGTGCAGgagtttgttggaagatgtacAGATGCTACTTTCACTCTTGATGACGGGACCGGCCGGGTTGAATGCAACCGATG GTGTCAGGAGCAAATAGACACTGCCGAAATCGAAGGAATCTC GAACGGAATGTACGTTCGGGTTCATGGGCGCTTGAAAACCTTTCAGGGGAAGAAGACCATACAAGTGTTCTCTGTTAG GCCTGTGGATGACTATAATGAGATTGCAAGCCACTATATCGAGTGTATGTACGTACATTTCTTCAACAGCAAGTTACTG AAACCACAGGTTGGTGTAGGTGTCACAACTCAGCCATatatgacaattccaccaaatCAG GTATCTGGACAACATAGCCTCTATGGACAGAGGAGCATTGAAGAAAGGGTCTTACAAGTTTTGAACCAGCCTTTATACCT TTCAAGGGATGCGGGAGCAAAAGCTGAGGATATTGCCCAACAACTGAAAGTACCAGTGAAAGATGTCATACATGCTGCTAGTAATCTTGCTCATGTAGGCAGTATTTACGAGATCGATACGTTGCACTATAAATCTCTTGCCAATGGTTGA